The following are encoded in a window of Actinomyces oris genomic DNA:
- a CDS encoding methyltransferase domain-containing protein, producing MTAADATSCALHDAGTCRSCPHLSLPIPDQLAAKQSRVAALLAEHIPADLWQAPAASAPTGFRNKAKMAVAGTAAHPTLGILDGAGRGVDLRTCPLHVPAIEEALPVLADLITDLGLHPYDVPSRRGELKYVLVTASPDDDLMVRFVLRSRRYLERLRAAVPDLHRRLPQLAVAAINIQSVHQAVIEGPEEIVLTEEDRLLMRLSLPSPELGGQAGRRAESVELPLYLPTRSFFQTNTAVAEALYATARAWAEEAEPARVWDLFCGVGGFALALAAPGRRVLGVEVSASAIDGARAAADLMGLDPALVRFEAGDARVLDPAAGARRPDLLVVNPPRRGIGEQLATRIEASGVERVLYSSCNPRTLAADLAHLPSMRVVRSRLFDMFPHTEHAEVLVELVRD from the coding sequence GTGACCGCAGCAGACGCGACGTCCTGCGCCCTCCACGACGCCGGCACCTGCCGCTCCTGCCCCCACCTGTCCCTGCCGATACCCGACCAGCTGGCCGCCAAGCAGTCCCGTGTCGCCGCCCTCCTGGCCGAGCACATCCCGGCCGACCTGTGGCAGGCGCCAGCGGCGAGCGCCCCCACCGGCTTCCGCAACAAGGCGAAGATGGCGGTGGCCGGGACCGCCGCACACCCCACCCTGGGGATCCTCGATGGCGCCGGGCGCGGCGTCGACCTGCGCACCTGCCCACTGCACGTGCCCGCCATCGAGGAGGCCCTGCCGGTGCTGGCCGACCTCATCACCGACCTGGGCCTGCACCCCTACGACGTGCCCTCGCGCCGCGGCGAACTCAAGTACGTCCTGGTGACCGCCTCGCCCGACGATGACCTCATGGTGCGCTTCGTCCTGCGCTCCCGCCGCTACCTGGAGCGGCTGCGCGCCGCCGTGCCGGACCTGCACCGGCGCCTGCCCCAACTAGCGGTGGCCGCCATCAACATCCAGAGCGTCCACCAGGCCGTCATCGAGGGGCCCGAGGAGATCGTCCTGACCGAGGAGGACCGCCTCCTCATGCGCCTGAGCCTGCCGTCACCGGAGCTGGGCGGCCAGGCAGGCCGGCGCGCCGAGAGCGTCGAGCTGCCCCTCTACCTGCCCACCCGTTCCTTCTTCCAGACCAACACGGCCGTGGCCGAGGCGCTCTACGCCACCGCCCGCGCCTGGGCCGAGGAGGCCGAGCCGGCCCGGGTGTGGGACCTGTTCTGCGGCGTCGGCGGCTTCGCCCTGGCCCTGGCGGCGCCCGGCCGTCGGGTGCTGGGTGTGGAGGTCTCGGCGTCGGCCATTGACGGGGCGCGTGCGGCGGCCGACCTCATGGGCCTGGACCCGGCCCTGGTGCGTTTCGAAGCCGGTGACGCCCGCGTTCTGGACCCAGCCGCCGGGGCGCGACGCCCGGATCTGCTCGTGGTCAACCCGCCCCGGCGCGGAATCGGGGAGCAGCTGGCCACTCGGATCGAGGCCTCCGGCGTGGAGCGGGTGCTCTACTCCTCCTGCAACCCGCGCACGCTGGCGGCGGACCTGGCGCACCTGCCCTCGATGCGGGTGGTGCGCTCGCGCCTGTTCGATATGTTCCCGCACACCGAGCACGCCGAGGTGCTCGTAGAGCTGGTACGGGACTAG
- a CDS encoding serine/threonine protein kinase: MTQNFDAHPGEPVTLSKLRAGTSVGGYRLLRRLGAGGMGVVWEATDEGGRHVAMKILHPQIAADPTARRRLDREASVLARVRDTRVARILDIETGDGSQGITFVITELIEGPTLQHEVEHEGVYDLTTDARDLADLAHGLVDSLRAVHAAGVIHRDLKPSNVMLGAQGPVLIDFGIAQVADDVRLTQTGQVTGTPGFIPPEMLDGGEPNADVDWYACAGVLLFTVTGLAPFGSGAWQVVFRRVYAGTPELGNLEEENPALARAFTAALAPEAENRLGPDGLLEVLDEIAEGGTGQEAVDRLLGPEDEEPESSELERTTSTFVPGYGSTPGSPRDARSATSASPASYGSPVSAASGAEGGYGYSAPSAPSGASTQPPPAIPPRQWYQNSSAMPSRGAQSMQYGVGAPAPAASSGAYPRPALSGQVPMFPYSGQHPTAYQPGYSQAVAAPTAAPSAGAMTGPMAAGAPGAQVRRFGSPRRPGELPQWAKEPTRHPMAMLALLFMLSSIGMFRPAWMAIIGAILSAVAGTVGRAQDARRWNRLQRGGTSPSDNSRMWAMTPWYLVRSAISAGFAFLLAAGTSFLFLRTIFWSDFGEKDSVAFGSIPLPVRIYTIFFLEVALHLLVLWLVPWGTATRRGGAHILNSFISSDNGRRNLVVAMLGIGAVILILSFAGLMPIPNLTPYGN; this comes from the coding sequence ATGACGCAGAACTTCGACGCGCACCCGGGCGAGCCGGTCACCTTGAGCAAGCTGCGCGCCGGCACCTCAGTGGGGGGATACCGACTTCTGCGTCGCCTGGGCGCCGGAGGCATGGGCGTGGTCTGGGAGGCCACCGATGAGGGTGGGCGCCATGTGGCCATGAAGATCCTCCACCCGCAGATCGCCGCGGACCCCACCGCTCGGCGCCGTCTGGACCGGGAGGCCAGCGTCCTGGCCCGGGTGAGGGACACGCGCGTGGCGCGCATCCTGGACATCGAGACCGGGGACGGCTCCCAGGGCATCACTTTCGTCATCACCGAGCTCATCGAGGGCCCCACCCTGCAGCACGAGGTGGAGCACGAGGGCGTCTACGACCTGACCACTGACGCCCGCGACCTGGCCGACCTGGCCCACGGGCTGGTCGACTCCCTGCGCGCGGTGCACGCCGCCGGCGTTATCCACCGCGACCTCAAGCCCTCCAACGTCATGCTCGGCGCACAGGGGCCGGTTCTCATCGACTTCGGTATCGCCCAGGTGGCCGACGACGTCCGGCTCACGCAGACCGGCCAGGTCACGGGTACGCCGGGGTTCATCCCCCCGGAGATGCTCGACGGCGGGGAGCCGAATGCCGACGTCGACTGGTACGCCTGCGCGGGCGTGCTCCTGTTCACCGTCACCGGACTGGCGCCCTTCGGTTCGGGCGCCTGGCAGGTGGTCTTCCGGCGCGTCTACGCGGGCACACCGGAGCTGGGCAACCTGGAGGAGGAGAACCCGGCGCTGGCGCGGGCGTTCACAGCGGCTCTCGCCCCTGAGGCGGAGAACCGTCTGGGCCCGGACGGCCTGCTGGAGGTGCTCGATGAGATCGCCGAGGGCGGGACCGGGCAGGAGGCGGTCGACCGGCTCCTGGGGCCCGAGGACGAGGAGCCGGAGTCCAGTGAGCTGGAGCGGACCACCAGCACTTTCGTTCCTGGCTACGGCTCGACCCCGGGCTCGCCTCGCGATGCTCGCAGTGCGACCTCGGCGTCCCCGGCCTCATACGGCAGTCCCGTCTCCGCAGCTTCCGGTGCGGAGGGCGGATACGGTTACTCGGCGCCGTCGGCTCCCTCCGGCGCTTCCACCCAGCCCCCACCGGCCATCCCGCCGCGCCAGTGGTACCAGAACAGTTCGGCCATGCCCTCACGGGGAGCGCAGTCGATGCAGTACGGCGTGGGCGCTCCTGCGCCTGCAGCCTCCTCAGGGGCGTACCCGCGGCCGGCGCTGTCGGGGCAGGTGCCGATGTTCCCCTACTCCGGCCAGCATCCGACGGCGTATCAGCCCGGCTACTCCCAGGCCGTCGCTGCTCCGACGGCCGCGCCGTCGGCGGGAGCGATGACAGGACCGATGGCAGCCGGCGCCCCCGGGGCACAGGTGCGCCGGTTCGGCTCCCCCAGACGTCCAGGGGAGCTGCCCCAGTGGGCGAAGGAGCCGACGCGTCACCCGATGGCGATGCTGGCCCTGTTGTTCATGCTGTCCTCGATCGGGATGTTCAGACCGGCATGGATGGCGATCATTGGGGCGATTCTGTCAGCAGTGGCTGGCACTGTGGGCCGGGCCCAGGACGCTCGGCGGTGGAACCGCCTCCAGCGGGGCGGCACCTCGCCGTCGGACAACTCCCGCATGTGGGCGATGACCCCGTGGTACCTGGTGCGTTCGGCGATATCTGCCGGCTTCGCTTTTCTTCTGGCTGCGGGAACGTCGTTCCTCTTCCTGAGGACCATTTTCTGGTCAGATTTCGGGGAGAAAGACTCCGTGGCTTTTGGATCGATCCCGCTGCCCGTCCGCATCTACACCATCTTTTTCTTGGAGGTCGCCCTACACCTTCTGGTCCTGTGGCTGGTGCCGTGGGGTACGGCGACTCGACGCGGTGGCGCACATATCCTCAATTCCTTCATCTCCAGTGACAACGGTAGAAGGAACCTGGTCGTGGCCATGCTGGGCATTGGGGCCGTGATATTGATTCTGTCCTTTGCCGGGCTGATGCCGATTCCGAATTTGACCCCGTACGGGAACTGA
- a CDS encoding PAS domain-containing protein, with translation MVESAAHVEHVFAADELFFSTTDSHGRIRRANSTFMRLSGYPRGALVGRAHNVVRHADMPAGLFRSIWDAIEEGRAASAYITNRSSDDGHYRVFATIVPSGSGYLSVRTLPMLTDLRDDIEAAYARVRDVEDASAAAGSTRREVAAAGQAALQAELQALGYADAIDFTRRVLVAEVGELLAHGVGIPDSPQTEGPVARILGAMGRIEAETAGLVGILQEGQRLADLLGKRAGEIEALSTRLGTLREAMRAVGTDVEVLGHGEQADDVAARCQQVDALVLECSEQLHPLSSQIEALRGDLDSVSFRIALARLHNLAAGLFALQILQGQDEVDANDAVGSLSELCSALSDGADNLTQRVGLLDARRELVGGELDVVAEDLGVIQGPILEVLEAAAAAGAGQADSVTTARTLAEQGFGEARDLADLAVRLRDLEVPFEAEAINSALADVRAALAELG, from the coding sequence ATGGTCGAGTCCGCAGCTCACGTCGAGCACGTCTTCGCCGCCGACGAGCTCTTCTTCTCCACCACGGACTCCCACGGGCGCATCCGCCGCGCCAACTCCACCTTCATGCGCCTGTCCGGCTACCCGCGCGGCGCCCTGGTGGGGCGGGCCCACAACGTCGTGCGGCACGCGGACATGCCCGCCGGCCTGTTCCGCTCCATCTGGGACGCCATCGAGGAGGGCCGCGCCGCCAGCGCCTACATCACCAACCGCTCCTCCGACGACGGTCACTACCGCGTCTTCGCCACCATCGTGCCCTCCGGCTCCGGCTACCTTTCCGTGCGCACCCTGCCGATGCTCACTGACCTGCGCGACGACATCGAGGCCGCCTACGCCCGGGTCCGCGACGTCGAGGATGCCTCCGCCGCGGCCGGCTCCACCCGCCGGGAGGTGGCCGCCGCGGGGCAGGCCGCCCTCCAGGCCGAGCTGCAGGCCCTGGGCTACGCCGACGCCATCGACTTCACCCGCCGGGTACTGGTCGCCGAGGTCGGCGAGCTGCTCGCCCACGGCGTCGGCATCCCCGACAGCCCGCAGACTGAGGGCCCCGTGGCCCGCATCCTGGGTGCCATGGGCCGGATCGAGGCCGAGACCGCCGGGCTGGTCGGCATCCTCCAGGAGGGCCAGCGGCTCGCCGACCTCCTGGGCAAACGGGCCGGCGAGATCGAGGCCCTCTCGACCCGCCTGGGCACCCTGCGCGAGGCCATGCGCGCCGTCGGCACCGACGTCGAGGTCCTGGGCCACGGTGAGCAGGCCGACGACGTCGCCGCGCGCTGCCAGCAGGTCGACGCCCTGGTCCTGGAGTGCTCCGAGCAGCTCCACCCGCTGAGCAGCCAGATCGAGGCGCTGCGCGGCGACCTGGACTCGGTGAGCTTCCGCATCGCCCTGGCCCGCCTGCACAACCTGGCCGCCGGGCTCTTCGCCCTGCAGATTCTCCAGGGTCAGGACGAGGTTGACGCCAACGACGCCGTCGGCAGCCTCAGCGAGCTGTGCTCGGCGCTGAGCGACGGCGCCGACAACCTGACCCAGCGCGTCGGCCTGCTCGACGCGCGCCGCGAGCTGGTGGGTGGCGAGCTGGATGTCGTGGCCGAGGACCTCGGCGTCATCCAGGGCCCGATCCTGGAGGTTCTCGAGGCGGCTGCGGCCGCCGGCGCCGGGCAGGCCGATTCCGTGACCACCGCCCGCACTCTGGCCGAGCAGGGCTTCGGTGAGGCCCGGGACCTGGCCGACCTGGCCGTGCGCCTGCGCGACCTCGAGGTCCCCTTTGAGGCCGAGGCCATCAACAGCGCCCTGGCCGACGTTCGCGCCGCCCTGGCCGAGCTCGGCTAG
- a CDS encoding GNAT family N-acetyltransferase, translated as MTVELVTTSSPEIVEAMERLIPQLSRSAPALTAEQCEALIAQEGVFLFVFRPEAEAGQSAPILGMLTLATFTIPTGLRAWVEDVVVDGEARGQGAGQALVEAAVEHAGKLGARTVDLTSRPTREAANRLYRRAGFELRETNVYRYAQA; from the coding sequence ATGACCGTCGAGCTCGTCACCACCTCCAGCCCGGAGATCGTCGAGGCCATGGAGCGCCTCATCCCGCAGCTCTCCCGCAGCGCCCCGGCACTGACCGCCGAGCAGTGCGAGGCCCTCATCGCTCAGGAGGGGGTCTTCCTCTTCGTCTTCCGCCCCGAGGCCGAGGCCGGCCAGAGCGCACCGATCCTGGGCATGCTCACCCTGGCGACCTTCACGATCCCCACGGGCCTGCGCGCCTGGGTGGAGGACGTCGTCGTCGACGGTGAGGCCCGCGGCCAGGGTGCCGGGCAGGCCCTCGTGGAGGCCGCCGTCGAGCACGCCGGGAAGCTGGGCGCGCGCACCGTGGACCTCACCTCCCGCCCCACGCGCGAGGCCGCCAACCGCCTCTACCGCCGCGCCGGCTTCGAGCTGCGGGAGACCAACGTCTACCGCTACGCCCAGGCCTGA
- a CDS encoding DsbA family protein — protein sequence MSSNQPRQTKAQRREAARLKAKELREAEARRARRNTIARRSFIGAAGASVVGGLGYLVYLGVDAKKNPKSSKFPAPSEGLATAKANQGGIPKQVLSDASWTYGEGAALDTVAASAPVLDIYFDYSCSHCAQFEGLHTQEINQLLSDKKITLALHPCKLLQQEWTSVVMNAMGVVLDEAPAQSLSFHNAAFEIFSQAIQTKNQSNMTVEGLVAAATKVNVPKEVSAKFKSAVDADKYGKWVKLGDEAFKARELEGTPTVFFKGEKVDLNKLQTPTSLTELVTGSTPTAQPSPQPTQQG from the coding sequence GTGTCCAGTAACCAGCCCCGCCAGACCAAGGCCCAGCGCCGTGAGGCCGCGCGCCTCAAGGCCAAGGAGCTGCGCGAGGCCGAGGCCCGTCGCGCGCGCCGCAACACCATTGCCCGCCGCAGCTTCATCGGGGCTGCGGGCGCGAGCGTGGTCGGAGGGCTCGGCTATCTGGTCTACCTCGGCGTCGACGCCAAGAAGAACCCCAAGAGCTCGAAGTTCCCCGCACCGAGCGAGGGCCTGGCCACCGCGAAGGCGAACCAGGGCGGCATCCCCAAGCAGGTTCTCTCCGACGCCTCCTGGACCTACGGCGAGGGCGCTGCTCTCGACACCGTCGCCGCCTCGGCGCCCGTCCTCGACATCTACTTCGACTACTCCTGCTCTCACTGCGCCCAGTTCGAGGGCCTCCACACCCAGGAGATCAACCAGCTCCTGAGCGACAAGAAGATCACCCTGGCCCTCCACCCCTGCAAGCTCCTCCAGCAGGAGTGGACCAGCGTCGTCATGAACGCGATGGGCGTGGTGCTCGATGAGGCCCCGGCCCAGTCCCTGAGCTTCCACAACGCGGCCTTCGAGATCTTCTCCCAGGCCATTCAGACCAAGAACCAGAGCAACATGACGGTGGAGGGCCTGGTGGCCGCCGCCACCAAGGTGAACGTCCCTAAGGAGGTCTCCGCCAAGTTCAAGTCCGCCGTCGACGCCGACAAGTACGGCAAGTGGGTCAAGCTCGGCGACGAGGCCTTCAAGGCCCGGGAGCTGGAGGGCACCCCCACCGTCTTCTTCAAGGGTGAGAAGGTCGACCTGAACAAGCTCCAGACTCCGACCTCCTTGACCGAGCTCGTTACCGGCTCCACGCCGACGGCGCAGCCCAGCCCTCAGCCGACTCAGCAAGGCTGA
- a CDS encoding HAD family hydrolase — protein MPRRLISTDLDGTIVFNGTISLRDREAMARWRAAGNLLVINTGRSVSALEHVVVPMGLEFDNAILYTGAAIVDADIRVQCSTALPAGVVEDILDFVEGAPGVTVFTTGLDEDLLVYDTIGSGSELLTLFRPATRRELDGREVIGVPMRFTDPEMAARTETYLHRRWEGQAVGFRNQDFIDVVPASASKGAGLRRLVAGLSEPPAGEAAGAAGEGASRAGAASGAGEASTGEASEAPVGGSAGLGVGPGTAEPVETWSIGDSWNDISMHQAADHSYALPWSPPEVVAQCDGTVSSLADLIDSLMGRPTL, from the coding sequence ATGCCACGCAGGCTCATCTCCACCGACCTGGACGGCACCATCGTCTTCAATGGGACAATCTCGCTGCGTGACCGCGAGGCCATGGCCCGGTGGCGGGCGGCCGGCAACCTCCTGGTCATCAACACCGGCAGGTCGGTCTCGGCGCTGGAGCACGTCGTGGTGCCAATGGGCCTAGAGTTCGACAACGCCATCCTCTACACGGGCGCCGCCATCGTGGACGCGGACATCCGGGTGCAGTGCTCCACGGCGCTGCCGGCCGGCGTCGTCGAGGACATTCTTGACTTCGTCGAAGGGGCGCCGGGCGTCACCGTCTTCACCACCGGGCTGGACGAGGACCTGCTCGTCTACGACACGATCGGCTCCGGCTCCGAGCTGCTGACCCTGTTCCGGCCGGCCACCCGGCGAGAGCTGGACGGGCGCGAGGTCATCGGGGTGCCGATGCGCTTCACCGACCCGGAGATGGCCGCGCGCACCGAGACCTACCTGCACCGGCGCTGGGAGGGGCAGGCGGTGGGCTTCCGCAACCAGGACTTCATCGACGTCGTGCCCGCCTCGGCCTCCAAGGGGGCGGGCCTCAGGCGGCTGGTGGCGGGCCTGTCTGAGCCGCCCGCCGGGGAGGCGGCCGGGGCTGCCGGAGAGGGTGCGTCCAGGGCGGGCGCGGCCAGCGGGGCCGGGGAGGCTTCGACCGGTGAGGCGAGCGAGGCGCCGGTCGGCGGCTCGGCGGGGCTCGGCGTCGGCCCGGGGACGGCGGAGCCGGTGGAGACCTGGTCCATCGGGGACTCCTGGAACGACATCTCCATGCACCAGGCTGCCGACCACTCCTACGCCCTGCCCTGGTCGCCGCCGGAGGTGGTGGCCCAGTGCGACGGCACGGTCTCCAGCCTCGCCGACCTCATCGACTCCCTCATGGGGCGACCGACCCTCTAG
- a CDS encoding HAD family hydrolase translates to MTRLLVTDLDATIVFDRSVSPADREAMARWRAAGNLLAVDTGKSSFATRDVLAPLGVDFDYGVVFTGAVLIDGSYQVLSACYLPDGVARDVATRTVDLPGVTTYATSIETDYILADNNEEISSILAVFEHLSLEEMDAHRFIGVPLRVTDDALRESLQDDLTRCWEGVLDCHRNQEFLDLVPAGATKGAGLRALLDGPLAGQDIEVWTIGDSWNDLDMHAVADHSVALPWSPPEVTAACETTTGSMAELITTILEGDRHE, encoded by the coding sequence GTGACCCGACTCCTCGTCACCGACCTGGACGCCACCATCGTCTTCGACCGCTCCGTCTCCCCGGCCGACCGCGAGGCCATGGCCCGCTGGCGGGCCGCCGGCAACCTCCTGGCCGTGGACACCGGCAAGTCCTCCTTCGCCACCCGCGACGTCCTGGCGCCTCTGGGCGTCGACTTCGACTACGGCGTCGTCTTCACCGGGGCGGTCCTCATCGACGGCAGCTACCAGGTCCTCTCGGCCTGCTACCTGCCCGACGGCGTCGCCCGCGACGTGGCGACCCGCACCGTCGACTTGCCAGGGGTGACCACCTACGCCACCTCCATCGAGACCGACTACATCCTGGCCGACAACAACGAGGAGATTTCCTCCATCCTCGCGGTCTTCGAGCATCTGAGCCTGGAGGAAATGGACGCCCACCGCTTCATCGGCGTGCCCCTGCGCGTCACCGACGACGCCCTGCGCGAGAGCCTCCAGGATGACCTCACCCGGTGCTGGGAGGGCGTCCTGGACTGCCACCGCAACCAGGAGTTCCTTGACCTCGTGCCCGCCGGTGCCACCAAGGGCGCGGGACTGCGCGCCCTCCTGGACGGGCCCCTGGCGGGACAGGACATCGAGGTCTGGACCATCGGCGACTCCTGGAACGACCTGGACATGCACGCCGTCGCCGACCACTCCGTCGCCCTGCCCTGGTCCCCGCCGGAGGTGACGGCTGCGTGCGAGACGACCACGGGCTCCATGGCCGAGCTCATCACCACGATCCTGGAAGGAGACCGGCATGAGTGA
- a CDS encoding HAD family hydrolase, protein MRLLATDLDGTLVFHHVVGQADAEALVRWRAAGNLLVLATGRSVRLVQHAVEVARASTSIGLDYDYAVCATGTTVIDAAGQVHCTRMLEADQVRAVVRAIGDVVQAPVSVFASTLERDYVLDDPIGLSTDQRTPPDRFTAAPLSQVAGLGVTSMPLHIPDFRAAAALARGLEETVDGISCTRSTGFVDVTAAGESKGTGLGRLAELLAEQGVEVSEMAAVGDSWNDISMFERADVPCAIGGAPDEVVEAAGGRTTPSVAAFIDALLAQRPPHFDRNFKKDAAPGRF, encoded by the coding sequence ATGCGTCTGCTCGCCACGGATCTCGACGGCACCCTCGTCTTCCACCACGTCGTCGGGCAGGCCGACGCCGAGGCCCTCGTGCGCTGGCGGGCGGCCGGCAACCTCCTGGTGCTGGCCACGGGGCGCTCGGTGCGGCTGGTGCAGCACGCCGTCGAGGTGGCCCGGGCCTCGACGTCCATCGGCCTGGACTACGACTACGCCGTGTGTGCCACGGGCACGACCGTCATCGACGCCGCCGGTCAGGTGCACTGCACCCGGATGCTTGAGGCCGACCAGGTGCGGGCGGTCGTGCGGGCGATCGGCGACGTCGTCCAGGCCCCTGTCTCCGTGTTCGCCTCGACCCTTGAGCGCGACTACGTGCTGGACGACCCGATCGGCCTGTCCACTGACCAGCGCACGCCGCCGGACCGCTTCACCGCGGCGCCTCTGTCGCAGGTCGCGGGCCTGGGGGTGACCTCGATGCCGCTGCACATCCCCGACTTTCGGGCTGCTGCGGCGCTGGCCCGAGGCCTGGAGGAGACGGTGGACGGCATCAGCTGCACCCGCTCGACCGGTTTCGTGGACGTCACGGCTGCAGGCGAGTCCAAGGGGACGGGCCTGGGCCGGCTCGCTGAGCTCCTGGCCGAGCAGGGCGTGGAGGTCAGTGAGATGGCCGCCGTGGGCGACTCCTGGAATGACATCTCGATGTTCGAGCGGGCCGACGTCCCCTGTGCGATCGGTGGCGCCCCGGACGAGGTCGTCGAGGCCGCTGGCGGGCGCACCACCCCGAGCGTGGCCGCCTTCATCGACGCCCTGCTGGCTCAGCGCCCCCCACACTTCGACAGAAACTTCAAAAAAGACGCGGCTCCGGGTCGATTCTGA
- a CDS encoding serpin family protein, whose amino-acid sequence MIPPDSVRLSASKHCGLARRQVLALGALVPAAVALLGGCSLASGTQLTSKVTREKVSLSDVTSEAAKAATACDQLGSKLLTHYLKEDSSTTAMASPLSLALTLAILADGATDASSQGYDALLGLSGEDRDRAWSAIQNSLSRYDGDLKGFDPDTIPDKPLVHLANHVLIADEKDFKVKQSYLDAVLRWFSAEIEQVGVSSMKENLDAWASRNTAGLIPNSGIKVTEDTRLVVQNALLFAAQWDNPFSAESTHQEDFTLAGGKTVKADLMHSTHSIPHATGKGWAAVRLAYASGEDGKDSNLALDVVLPDAGTLPSAMDAGTWAEASKALDKAQTKEVALSLPKLDLTSEPKDLLDFLKDQGLKTVGLDRIAPKLELTQVVQQVRLILDEEGTVAAALSEAAGEAMAAPGPQTKPITFTVDHPYVLRLRDLTSGTALLEAVVMDPTVKTIGGSA is encoded by the coding sequence ATGATCCCGCCTGACTCCGTGAGACTGTCCGCCTCCAAGCACTGCGGCCTGGCCCGCCGCCAGGTGCTGGCACTGGGCGCCCTGGTTCCCGCAGCAGTGGCGCTGCTGGGTGGCTGCTCCCTGGCGTCGGGCACGCAGCTGACCTCCAAAGTCACCCGGGAGAAGGTCAGTCTCTCCGACGTCACCTCCGAGGCTGCCAAGGCCGCCACCGCCTGTGACCAGCTCGGGAGCAAGCTCCTGACCCACTACCTCAAGGAGGACTCATCGACGACGGCGATGGCCTCCCCGCTCAGCCTCGCCCTGACCCTGGCGATCCTGGCCGACGGCGCCACGGACGCCTCCAGCCAGGGCTATGACGCGCTCCTGGGGCTCTCGGGTGAGGACCGCGACCGGGCCTGGTCGGCCATCCAGAACTCCCTGAGCCGCTACGACGGCGACCTCAAGGGTTTCGACCCGGACACGATTCCGGACAAGCCGCTCGTTCACCTGGCCAACCATGTCCTCATCGCTGACGAGAAGGACTTCAAGGTCAAGCAGAGCTACCTCGATGCGGTGCTGCGCTGGTTCTCCGCCGAGATTGAGCAGGTCGGCGTGAGCTCCATGAAGGAGAACCTTGACGCCTGGGCCTCGCGCAACACGGCCGGGCTCATCCCGAACAGCGGCATCAAGGTCACCGAGGACACCCGCCTGGTGGTGCAGAACGCGCTGCTCTTCGCGGCCCAGTGGGACAACCCCTTCTCGGCCGAGAGCACCCACCAGGAGGACTTCACACTCGCCGGGGGCAAGACCGTCAAGGCCGACCTCATGCACAGCACGCACTCCATCCCCCACGCCACCGGGAAGGGCTGGGCAGCAGTGCGCCTGGCCTACGCCAGCGGCGAGGACGGCAAGGACTCCAACCTCGCTCTCGACGTCGTCCTTCCCGACGCCGGTACCCTCCCGAGCGCCATGGATGCCGGGACGTGGGCGGAAGCCTCCAAGGCCCTGGACAAGGCGCAAACCAAAGAGGTGGCGCTGTCCCTGCCCAAGCTGGACCTCACCTCCGAGCCCAAGGATCTCCTCGACTTCCTCAAGGATCAGGGGCTCAAGACCGTGGGCCTGGACCGGATAGCGCCCAAGCTCGAACTGACCCAGGTGGTCCAGCAGGTGCGTCTCATCCTGGATGAGGAGGGCACGGTCGCGGCCGCTCTGAGTGAGGCCGCGGGGGAAGCCATGGCGGCACCGGGGCCGCAGACCAAGCCGATCACATTCACGGTGGACCACCCCTACGTGCTGCGGCTGCGGGACCTGACCAGCGGAACCGCCCTGCTGGAGGCCGTCGTCATGGATCCCACGGTCAAGACGATCGGCGGCTCGGCCTGA